The genomic region acgTTTGATATGGGGAGCTTAAACAGAGCCAAAGCTTGAGGTTGCATTTAGGGCTCGtcaggtaaaggtcaaggttaaaggtaaaataggaaaatggtttctgctcaataaaATTAGTTTTGATGATTACTATCCCCGCCGAAATTTCGGaagggatatagtaatagtctccgtccgtccgtccttccgcccgaaactttgtccagagcataactccaaatctattcaatggatttacttgaaacttagaaaataaacagatggcaactaggagaagtgcagtgaccaagaacaatataactctatctaccttaattttttaatcatctccctttatataatttcaaagtcaatttttgtccggagcataactctaaatctactgaagggatttactagAAACTTGACATGTAAACAGATGGCAACAAGGAGAAGTGCAGtaaacatgaaccataactctatcggcCGTAGTCTTTGAATTATCtccttttatttaatttcgtAGTAAATTTGTATccattttgtccggagcataactctaaatctactgaagggatttactctACATCTACTGAAAGGATTAACGTGAAATTTCATATATACACAGATGCCAACTAGGAAGAGTGCAGTGACCAAAtatcataactctatctaccttagttttggaattatctccctttatttaatttaaaagtaaatgtttgtccGAGGCATAACTCTAATTCTTTATAAGGGATTCACTTAtacttaaaacataaacatttctaTATAAGGGATGCACTTGCAATTTAAAACATaaccttttatttaatttcatggtaaatttgtgtttatttcatgGTAAATTTGTGTTCGGAGCAGAACTCCAAATcaactgaagggatttacttgaaactccctttgtgttattataattttacattaaattcttgTCCAGAGTTTAACtccaaattataaatacaatgaTCAAGAAcattaactgtttatagtcttcctTTTTAATTACCtccttttctttcatttccatatatttaattctctacagcataactccaacactatataactaattgatcgttgaaatataaatagatgacacaggtgccatggtTTACAAATATTactctactctctaaaacaaatgttctcatacaagcaaatacatttcggcggggatggccatgttaacatggctcttgttattattagtactagtatttgtattagtattCGTAGTgttagtatttgtagtagtattCGTAGAAGTATTCGTATTcgtagtagtattcgtagtattcgtagtagtagtattcgaagtagtagtagtagtagtagtagtagtagttgtagtagtagtagtagtagtagtagtagtagtagtagtagtagtagtagtagtagtagtagtaggtagtagtagtagtagtagtagtagtagtagtagtagtagaagtagtagttatttAGGAAGAAATCttcaatgttttttgttaacTCGCCATGCGAGTGATTGAAGtaagtacaaatataatataataattattttggtaTTTAAATATGAACAAAGAACGAAGAAGTATCAACAAATTATGTACACAACCTTTGTAATGGGAATAATTTGTATATGCTTTAAGTGTAGCATTCGCATAACGAAAAATCTTTCTCATCTGATCTCTTGTAGACAAACACAGAGTGTGTgcgttcaatatatatttttcatactaCAACTGTCTAATAATATTCCTATATTTAACTTGATACGTGATTCCATTATTGCATGCTTTAGAGATGTGTATGTCTGACGTGGGGAGTTTTGAAGTGCACCACGATGCAGTGCCCTCCGATTCAATGTCCTGACGGCCATACATCCATACGGGTGCAAGGGCATTGCTGCAAAATATGTCCCGGTAATTAAGAAGGATTATGCCTTTGGCGTGATTTCGGTTTTACGTGTTCAGTGGATTTATTAAGTTTACAAATCATGGTTTAATACTGTTTTCTATATACGCGTAtctatatttgtgtattgaaaCGACGAAGCGCATTTTGTTGCAAACCTTTCATCTATCTGTTTATATCTatgtgtaaaataacataaacaaattaaaataacttatttgtttgtttatttccagGTACCAACGTACTAGATGGAGAAGGTGTGTTTTAACTGGAAcctgtttgttttaaataagttttataaacGCGTAAACAATGCGCATAAGGAGTCTTTAACAATAGTCAATAATTGATTCGAAGCTGTAACATAAATCCATGAACTGATACCAAGCTGTAACATACATCAATGAATGATATTTAGCTGAAACATTAATCCATGAATTGATACGAAGCTGTAACATAAATCAATGAATCGATACGAAGCTGTAACATTACTCAATGGACCTATACGAAGCTGTAACATTAATACATGAATTGATACGAAGCTCCAACATTACTCAATCAACTAAAACGAAGCTGAACtattaataaataaacttttACGAAGCAGAACCATTAATGAACTGATAGGAAGTCGTAACATTAATCAATGAACTGATACGAAGCTGAAATATTAATCAATGAGCTTGTACGAAACTATGACACTCAGTGAGTTGATACCAAGCTGAAATGAATCGATGTACTCATACGAAGCTGAAACATTAATCAATGAATTAATACGAATCTGTGCACTTATCTATGCATTGATTCGAAGCTGTACATTTATCGATGAACTGATATCATAATCATTTCCACAAATGGTCGTTATCAAAACAACGCGTGTTGCAGATGCTTATCAAATATACATACGAAATCATACAATGCAAAACGAAAAATGCATATAAGAAATATAGTTCATGAATTGCTCCGCTGTTCCAGCTCCGAGATTTACAAACTGTCCCAGTCGGTTCATTGCCGTTGACATCACGGAAGAAGGCGGTCCTGTTTCGCTTTGCTCTATTGGCCTGAATGCCGTGGACATGTACGGGATGGAGCTGGAGGTATGTTGCTGTACACATACATACATCCTCTCAGTCTCTGTTGATCTGATTAGACCAAGACTCAAACCATATAACTCCTATATTTTTACTGTAACCCTTAACAATTCAGGTACTTACTTAAACACGTGTTTACTTACTTAGAATTTTATAGGCTTCATTTCAATCCCTAAGGTACAGgcgagaagcaaacagcatagaacctgaacatactgcgagttactcgcaggcttttctggttttatactggttgTATGAAGCCATTTTAACCCCTTGCTTCTGAGTaggaaaatatttaattgttcagATATTGCTCTTTACTAACGATACGACCATGATGGATTTTCATGGTAACCAAATTGGCATATTTGGCAAATCATCAATATGCAATATTTCCATTGAGCACGATTAGACGGTTTTCATCAAACAAAGCTTTATCCTGATTTGCATTATACAGCAACATGCTGTGGCGTTAACACAACCATACGTTAAAATCAGTTCGTAAGTCACAGATTGAATCTATTGTATAGGTGACGTACAGCGATAAACAGTTGTTTCATAGCCATTCTTCCGACGTAAGAAAGAACGTGCACATAGTGATGGCGTTCTCAAGCTCTGATCAGTTCGGACGTCGGGCCGAATGCCAGTTTCAAGTGATTGTCAGAGGTAGGCAACATAATAATGAATTAGGTAGTTTTACGATATCTATAAGTTGAATTTGgtcaacaatacaattatataattatcaaatacattcatattaaattattaattgatgaaaatattgtattgtacaaTATAAACATGCGTCTGTGGTAATATCTTAATGAtttggtatattttatttttaaagaatataaatgttttaaaacgcTTCACTTAGTTTTTCATGttcaaaaaaaatctgatttcaaGAATGAACAGTGTGATTGAATTACTTCGAATTAatggttaaacgttttttttactAACATTGTTTACCTGAAGCATAATAAACGCTGTTAGTTAAATACACACACGTGACATAAACTAATGAAAAAGTGCATGCATTTCCATTATCGCAGTCATCATTAACATAGTATACATGGTTGTTTCAgcattacattttttgtttaagacCCTTTTCCGCCAAAGTTCACGTCATGTCCTACGGAAATATACGCGTTGAACAGCGAGAGGGTCACGTGGCAAGATCCGGAGGTGACGGACAATGTCGGAATTTACCGATTGGTCATCGATGGAGATGTAATCCGGAACACGTTGTTGCCGGTCGGCGCCTACCCAGTTAGCATTACTGCATGGGACTACGATAAAAACCAGGCAATATGCGCCTTCATTGTGCGAGTTTTTGACGAAAGTACGTAATTAATTGCCTATAGTAAAATTGGACGCATATTAAATACTTATACGTGTGTCGTTGTGATTCTTCCTAAAAATACCTGACTTGtaaacatttaaagggatcttttcacggtttggtaaattgactaaattgaaaaaagttgtttcagattcgcaaattatcgttttagttatgatatttgtgaggaaacagtattactgaacatttaccatagtccaatatagtcattttatgtatcttttgacctaaaaattataaagcgttgtaacgcgaaacgattgaataatttggagagttctgttgttgtcgtttaaatttacgaaactacgaaaattgcttatataaggtataaaataaaacgtttgtatatccggcggaatagccgagagggctaatgcgtttttacttcagactaactccaggactccgggggtcattggttcgagccctggtaccggctacttttttttccttttttaaattttattcttgatttttcactggagcttttaagatccaatgtttacatttatcaatataaagcatttaatgacaaacttcaaaatatgccaaaatctgtgaaaaggcccctttaatgtaaaacatatcaaaacaaatatatgataaaatatagTTATTATAATACATCAAAGCAAAACAGAATATTTACAAGTCTTTGTAATGATATGTTGAGCTTCAATATAAGGTGTTAGATTGCAATAGGAATGGCATAAACAATGCACAGAAGTTAAAACTGTCAGATATTAATGCGATGATTTATATAATATACCAAAATAATATTTAGTCTGCTTCAAATGAAAACTACCTTAGATTTGTATCTCTGGAAACACCAATTGATTTAAAGTACTGTTCTTCAGATATGAGTGAGACCAGCATGCCTTCGGAGCTCAGAGCAAGAAAGGAGGGGCCAATGTCTATCGGAATAATTTGTGAGTGAAATGACATTTTTAACATCAACTTCTATATTAAAAATCGGGTCGATTGTAAATATTAACTGTAATGCAATTTTCTAAGACATCATAGGTACAAATATATGCAGCAAATGGTTAATATGAATTGTCTGCATGCATACCATTTTGGAAAATGTTTGTAGTTATGTGACGCGGAATGTATAGCGCTGTTTTGTTGCAAAAGCATGTTTCGTGTCAGACTTTAAGGAGTGCATTTATTGTGTCTTATGCTCGCTAGTCATGCAAGATCTGATTTTTAAGAAATCGCATACCCTTTTACACATTTTCCTGTTTCTCAGTGGGATCTTCAATTGGATTTGTCGTTGCTCTGAGTGTATGTATTTGCCTGGCCGTCCGAATTCGACAGCAGCGAAGTCACAGAGACACGCCGACAACCGAGCACCGAAGACCCGACTTTGTCAACTCCATTTACGCAATCTGTGCACCACGTGTTGGCACTCACACGTACGTCAACGATGTCAAATTTCCCAACCTTCCTGATTATGCTCCGCCCCTAAACCCACCCTCATACGACGAAATCAATAATTGCGACGAGTTGGGCGTGACGTCATACGAAGAAGAACCGCCCATTTACGAGGAGATTGACAATAAACCAACGTCGGAGCACACGTACCAGAACACACATCAGGGACACACTAATCAGGCGTTCTCCATCACGGAACCGAAATTTGGATACTAAAATTGTTTAACACGAAAGCATGAACCAAATATAAACACTGAGGATTTTATGGTATAGTCTATGAACATTTACACTAAGGTGTATAATAGTGCCAGTTCACGATTTCTAGGGCTGGATATAATGGTACTTGATCTCTAATAATCAATCATTAGTCACAAAATGCCTATACATGTAAACGTTTATTGGTATGGAAACGTTTGGATAGGCCTTACCTACACCTTATCTCAATGTTAAAGTATTAAAAACACTCTTTTTACTGTATTGGCCGAATAGAAAATTGTAGAGATGAAGCATTTCTTTTTGCAACGATGCTAGCCGAATATTCAGCGTGAAGCTATCGTATCTCATATAGAACTAACGAGCGGATTCTAAACCTGTCTGGTGTAATTAATTCATAAACATGAATTAAAAATTGTATAGATAAATGTGCACTACATTACACAACATTGTATGCGGTGGATAAGCGATTAACAGCCGACAATAGTAACAACAattaaacgtttgttttcaattcaattaaatgtatttagAAACACAACCTTAATTTTCAAATACAGGCTTTACCCTGATGTTTTTACTAAAGATATTTCTTTTCCAGTTAACGGCAAACGTTACAGatgatttatttaatgctttcctgATGTAGACAGAGAAAAAACAGTGATGTAGAAGCGATATTGCGCTGTTTAAAAATAgtgaaaaattgaaaaataacagtgataATTATcgctcatattttttttattttagtttaaaatgaCTGTTTTTTACGTCATGACATAATTATGCACCAGTTTAACTCTTTTAAATGTAAATCAACTTAAGAGAAAGCATCAAAGTAAAAGAAAATTTGATAACTTTAGGTACATTATAATTCTTTGTTATACTTGTGAAAGTATTAATTTCGTTGATATGAAATATTTAATCTACCGAAACTAACAAATATGCTCCATACTGTATAGAAAAGGTTTTAGTCACGTAGATTGTGCGCATTAATTTTGTTTGGtgtgaatatctttttaaatttttgtcGTTTCAATTGTATTCACTGCTACCGTTTGGTTTGAAAATGTTTTGATGGATTCTTGTTGTGCAGATCTTGTTGAATTCAAGTCACGTGttattacatttttatgtatCATTCAGGTCTTGTAAATATTTATCTTTCCAAGTGCGCTTTCTACACAGAGTGCTATCTTAATTGTAAATGGAAAATTGCTGTGCAATTTTTTACCAGCTTCATATATCCATCGTTATTTTGTAAGTACACGTAACTTGTTTACGTAACAGGGATTTACAATTTCATGCACATACCGTAAGTTGGTTATTACTTCTCACAGCCCATTTAAAACGATTCGCCAGTTTAATAACGTCCATTTACTTGTGTTATATAAACTTTAATACCACTTGTACATATTGCATTTGAACTATTTAGGAATTATTAGATGTTCTACTTTTGATGTACCGGCATTGTATGTTTAGTGTTAGATGTTGTGTGTATTTTAATTGACACACGTGCATGCAATATCAGAACTAAGCACAGTGTTcgcatatatacaattaaaaatcaatatttagtTTGTTTCAAAAGAACAAGTTTCTAAATAAGCCTTTAATGTAATGTTTGACCCAGATTTCGTCTATATGATGAAAGTAGTGCCTTTGTCAACCTATCCTATGCAGCGTAAAAATGGCTTAAAATTGGTTCAACGAAATC from Dreissena polymorpha isolate Duluth1 chromosome 5, UMN_Dpol_1.0, whole genome shotgun sequence harbors:
- the LOC127880824 gene encoding sushi, von Willebrand factor type A, EGF and pentraxin domain-containing protein 1-like, whose protein sequence is MRTKYFYVLLALSGVMSVTNAHGWGRKWKPLHGAMCPSQDPDTHECFELKIENSTCLVMYISGCYPDIPDVCFLQFATKQVPCPVYTCSHRGCCSGYDLDENRQCVKAGYPSDLQKRCENGGMPEGNKCMCLPMFTGSTCEEPICQKPCLNGGRCEMVAGRPVCVCSSSRFSGEQCENVECLETCLNGGSCRLDGVQARCDCPAGYQGFRCQFNVNYHCPVIDRTEMSKECKDESGDCHRDAECSGNAICCFDGCKGVCRKPENMSCSANGHLYKPGEMFSPSACERCVCLTWGVLKCTTMQCPPIQCPDGHTSIRVQGHCCKICPGTNVLDGEAPRFTNCPSRFIAVDITEEGGPVSLCSIGLNAVDMYGMELEVTYSDKQLFHSHSSDVRKNVHIVMAFSSSDQFGRRAECQFQVIVRDPFPPKFTSCPTEIYALNSERVTWQDPEVTDNVGIYRLVIDGDVIRNTLLPVGAYPVSITAWDYDKNQAICAFIVRVFDENMSETSMPSELRARKEGPMSIGIILGSSIGFVVALSVCICLAVRIRQQRSHRDTPTTEHRRPDFVNSIYAICAPRVGTHTYVNDVKFPNLPDYAPPLNPPSYDEINNCDELGVTSYEEEPPIYEEIDNKPTSEHTYQNTHQGHTNQAFSITEPKFGY